Proteins co-encoded in one Paracrocinitomix mangrovi genomic window:
- a CDS encoding adenylate/guanylate cyclase domain-containing protein yields MNVRRLLIILSIFQFGLLSNGQQKSIKFDTYTIEDGLSQSQVTSIQQDATGYIWIATQDGLNRFDGYNFQVVKNKGDNQLSLPNNYVHNLLPDNSGNLWFGTNRGLGKLNTKTGEITKVNRTTFPELKGYIFTHLTFDGYGELWALSEKHGINVINVRSKKVRNITTIGSNSAFSSLYCDRNNNIWVGTKYGEVYYSSEPYEEFTEVKNVDLGALGQINHITENRYGHVILSTETGPFFVVDKTILQPLLPNNLLNDVKLKYIYVENDEHIWLGSAENGLYLYETNAEGKSHLYQYAKNPYNKSTIVDNNVSCIYEDRNGVIWVGTEKGISKFDKYKQGFTTVSLNNNPEQGLIDYNVWSFAEDTAHNIYIGTKKDLTIFKEADNKFYHIYRKDNFQHYLLCIYVEDPQTVWLGYEDGLFRLTSDKNYYNYNFERIKFVDDHHSSYTRVYQIIDADADRLWIGSRSGLSIIDKKTKKFEFYEYDGSDNCIGDGAVKIIYKDLSKKIWIVTTNSGLYNMVTNQEGKIEFRHYPINNYNEENGQITTILQTEPGFLWFGTYGEGLKKLNLNTNNATGWNEANGLSNNVVYGILPDDEGNLWMSTNKGLSKFEINSEHISTYGVKDGLQSNEFNSGAYMKSSMGQLYFGGINGYNVFNPSEININPNAPEVIITSVLLSPKGSKKKQMIAKNVISRQSLELDYNQNDISFEFAATDFSNPAKNKFKYILEGHEEEYTILEDEYKVNFLNIPPGSYNLKVFAQSADGIWSTRPTEITIKITPPFWLTWWFRILAILLITFIGFVMYRRRLDKIRRQKVRLEIEVVKRTRQITEQSKKIQEQAKKAEIQAAKIEHQNELLEKEKVKVEQLLLNILPEGTAEELKNKGRSKARYYRNVSVMFTDFVGFSKIAEDMKPQELVMQLDGYFSKFDEIIEKYDLEKIKTIGDSYMCAGGVPIRNKSNSIEVTLAALEIQNYMEIRAEQDPNTWKIRIGINTGEVIAGVIGLKRFAYDIWGASVNQAQRMEMHGQPGIVNVSGNTYEYIAPYFDCNYRGKIQTKHKGMLDMYSVKGIKPELSVGGKGLKPNKKFWKIVDLHLYSSINYMKAERHIMRILESQLSPKLLYHSINHTIDVTKAVERLAIMEGITDEDLFLLKSAATYHDAGFIEKYEHNEAVGMRLAREILPKYGYTDDQINIIDALIKSTEIPQSPTNLLEQIMCDADLDYLGRDDFHEIADLLRRELREHGKLNSDREWDKIQIKFLEAHTYFTKSAIKLRRAKKLKHIEEIKQKLETYDYKD; encoded by the coding sequence ATGAACGTACGTCGCTTACTCATTATCCTTTCTATTTTTCAGTTTGGTCTATTAAGTAATGGCCAACAAAAGAGTATTAAGTTTGATACTTATACAATTGAAGATGGGTTATCTCAAAGTCAGGTGACCAGTATTCAACAAGACGCTACAGGATATATTTGGATAGCTACTCAAGACGGCCTTAACAGATTTGATGGTTATAACTTCCAGGTTGTTAAAAACAAAGGAGACAATCAGCTTTCATTGCCGAATAATTATGTCCACAATTTATTACCTGACAACAGTGGAAATTTGTGGTTTGGTACCAACAGAGGCTTAGGTAAACTAAATACCAAAACAGGTGAAATCACTAAAGTTAATCGCACTACTTTCCCAGAATTAAAAGGATATATATTCACCCATTTAACTTTCGACGGATATGGAGAATTATGGGCGCTTTCAGAAAAGCATGGAATTAACGTAATCAATGTAAGATCCAAAAAAGTAAGAAACATCACCACCATTGGTTCAAACTCAGCCTTTTCTAGTCTCTACTGCGATAGAAACAATAATATTTGGGTAGGAACTAAATATGGAGAAGTTTACTATTCATCAGAGCCATACGAAGAGTTTACAGAGGTTAAGAATGTCGACCTGGGAGCATTGGGTCAAATCAATCACATTACAGAAAACAGGTATGGACATGTCATTTTAAGTACAGAAACAGGACCTTTCTTTGTGGTAGACAAGACAATACTTCAGCCCTTGCTTCCTAACAATTTACTGAATGATGTAAAGTTAAAATACATCTATGTTGAAAATGACGAACACATTTGGTTAGGATCAGCTGAAAACGGTTTATACCTATATGAAACCAATGCAGAAGGCAAATCACATCTTTATCAATATGCTAAAAACCCCTATAACAAATCAACCATTGTAGACAACAATGTAAGTTGTATTTATGAAGACAGAAATGGAGTAATATGGGTAGGAACTGAAAAGGGAATTTCAAAATTTGATAAATACAAACAAGGATTTACCACAGTTTCTCTAAACAACAATCCAGAACAAGGCTTAATTGATTACAATGTTTGGTCATTTGCTGAAGATACCGCTCACAATATCTATATAGGAACCAAGAAAGATTTAACCATTTTCAAGGAGGCTGACAATAAGTTCTATCACATTTACAGAAAGGACAATTTCCAGCACTATCTACTGTGCATTTATGTAGAAGACCCACAAACAGTATGGCTTGGTTATGAAGATGGTTTATTTAGGCTAACATCCGACAAAAACTATTATAACTACAACTTTGAAAGAATCAAATTTGTTGATGATCATCATTCATCTTACACAAGAGTTTACCAAATTATTGATGCTGATGCCGATAGGCTTTGGATAGGTTCAAGATCCGGATTATCCATCATTGATAAGAAAACAAAGAAATTCGAATTCTATGAGTATGACGGATCAGATAATTGCATTGGAGATGGTGCAGTTAAGATCATATATAAGGATCTATCTAAAAAAATATGGATAGTTACTACCAATTCCGGACTGTACAATATGGTAACCAACCAAGAAGGAAAAATAGAGTTTCGACATTATCCAATTAATAATTACAATGAAGAAAATGGTCAAATTACCACCATACTTCAAACTGAACCAGGTTTTCTATGGTTTGGAACATACGGAGAAGGATTAAAGAAGTTAAACCTCAACACTAACAACGCAACAGGCTGGAACGAAGCCAATGGCCTTTCAAACAATGTTGTTTATGGAATCTTGCCTGATGATGAAGGAAATTTGTGGATGAGTACAAACAAAGGATTATCCAAATTCGAAATTAATTCTGAGCACATAAGCACTTACGGAGTAAAAGATGGCTTACAATCAAATGAGTTCAATTCAGGGGCATATATGAAAAGCTCTATGGGTCAATTGTACTTTGGAGGAATCAACGGTTATAACGTATTTAACCCATCAGAAATTAATATAAATCCAAATGCTCCAGAAGTAATTATTACCTCTGTTTTACTATCTCCAAAAGGATCTAAAAAGAAACAGATGATAGCTAAAAATGTCATCTCAAGACAAAGTTTAGAATTGGACTATAATCAAAATGACATAAGTTTTGAATTCGCAGCTACCGACTTTTCAAATCCTGCGAAAAACAAGTTTAAGTACATTCTTGAAGGACATGAAGAAGAATATACAATACTAGAAGATGAATACAAAGTAAACTTCTTAAACATACCTCCGGGATCTTATAATTTAAAGGTATTTGCTCAAAGTGCAGATGGCATTTGGAGCACACGCCCGACAGAGATAACCATTAAAATTACGCCTCCATTTTGGTTAACATGGTGGTTTAGAATTTTAGCTATTCTATTAATCACATTCATTGGTTTTGTAATGTACAGAAGACGTTTAGATAAAATTAGACGTCAAAAAGTACGCCTTGAAATAGAAGTTGTAAAACGTACAAGACAGATTACAGAACAAAGTAAGAAAATCCAGGAACAAGCCAAAAAAGCAGAGATTCAAGCCGCCAAAATTGAGCACCAAAATGAATTGCTTGAAAAGGAAAAAGTTAAGGTTGAACAACTCCTATTAAATATTTTACCTGAGGGCACTGCCGAAGAACTAAAAAATAAGGGGAGATCTAAGGCAAGATACTATAGAAACGTTTCTGTAATGTTTACAGACTTCGTTGGCTTTTCTAAGATTGCAGAGGATATGAAACCTCAAGAACTGGTAATGCAATTGGATGGATATTTTTCAAAATTTGATGAGATTATTGAAAAATATGACCTAGAAAAAATTAAAACCATTGGAGATTCATACATGTGTGCCGGAGGAGTTCCTATTAGAAATAAATCCAATTCAATTGAAGTTACCCTGGCAGCTTTGGAGATTCAAAATTACATGGAAATAAGGGCTGAACAAGATCCAAACACCTGGAAAATTAGAATTGGAATTAATACAGGAGAAGTTATTGCCGGTGTAATTGGATTAAAAAGGTTTGCTTATGACATTTGGGGAGCATCAGTAAACCAGGCTCAAAGAATGGAGATGCATGGCCAACCTGGTATTGTAAATGTATCGGGAAACACTTATGAATACATAGCTCCTTACTTTGACTGTAATTACAGAGGTAAAATCCAAACCAAACATAAAGGGATGTTGGATATGTACTCTGTAAAAGGCATCAAGCCAGAGTTATCTGTAGGAGGAAAAGGATTAAAACCTAACAAAAAGTTCTGGAAGATTGTAGATCTGCATTTATACAGTTCAATCAATTATATGAAGGCTGAGCGTCACATTATGCGAATTCTTGAAAGTCAGCTTTCTCCTAAATTATTATATCACAGTATTAATCATACCATTGATGTTACTAAAGCAGTTGAGCGTTTAGCCATCATGGAAGGAATTACGGATGAGGATCTTTTCTTGTTAAAATCTGCTGCAACCTATCATGACGCAGGATTCATTGAAAAATATGAGCATAACGAAGCAGTAGGAATGAGATTAGCAAGAGAAATACTTCCTAAATATGGTTATACTGATGATCAAATAAACATCATTGACGCCCTTATAAAATCAACAGAAATTCCACAAAGTCCTACCAATTTATTAGAACAAATAATGTGTGATGCCGACTTGGATTATTTAGGTAGAGATGATTTTCACGAAATAGCTGACCTGCTAAGAAGAGAGCTTAGAGAGCACGGTAAATTAAATAGTGACAGAGAATGGGATAAGATCCAAATTAAATTCTTGGAAGCTCACACCTACTTCACTAAAAGCGCAATAAAATTAAGACGTGCAAAGAAATTAAAGCACATAGAAGAGATTAAGCAAAAGCTTGAAACTTACGATTACAAAGACTAA
- a CDS encoding dihydrofolate reductase yields MIKMIVAIAANNVIGKDNDLIWHLPADMRFFTESTSGHIVIMGRKNWNSIPDKYRPLSNRLNIVVSRDPNFTDEGCEAFTSIEEAIEKYKNDERDIFIIGGGQIYKYSLDNELAEELLITRIDHSFEGDTYFPEIDENKWNKSLLFEHQIDEKNKYPFTVWKYSKN; encoded by the coding sequence ATGATTAAAATGATTGTTGCAATAGCGGCCAATAATGTAATTGGTAAAGACAATGATCTCATCTGGCATTTGCCGGCTGACATGCGTTTTTTTACTGAAAGCACTTCAGGACATATTGTAATAATGGGTAGAAAAAATTGGAATTCAATTCCGGATAAATACCGCCCTCTTTCAAATAGACTAAACATTGTTGTTTCACGTGATCCAAATTTTACAGATGAAGGGTGTGAAGCATTTACTTCAATTGAAGAAGCGATTGAAAAATATAAAAATGATGAGCGCGATATCTTCATCATTGGTGGTGGTCAGATATACAAATATTCCTTGGATAATGAGTTAGCTGAAGAACTGTTAATTACGCGCATAGATCATTCCTTTGAAGGAGACACTTATTTTCCTGAAATTGACGAAAACAAATGGAATAAAAGTCTTCTTTTTGAACATCAAATAGACGAAAAAAATAAGTATCCTTTCACAGTTTGGAAATACAGTAAAAACTGA
- a CDS encoding YfiR family protein: MRDTRSPVKALYLYNFATLIDWPSEYRKGNFVIGVYGAKEGVYESLKMKYEGKAIGSQEIVVQNYTSSTQISDAHILYITPTKSSSFSTLETQFKNKSTLFVTEKDGYLSKGAAINFVVEGSSQKFEINKSNAKKHKLVIADRLLDLATKVVE; the protein is encoded by the coding sequence ATGAGAGACACACGTTCTCCCGTTAAAGCTTTGTATTTATACAATTTTGCTACTTTAATTGATTGGCCTTCTGAATACAGAAAGGGCAATTTTGTTATTGGTGTATATGGAGCAAAAGAAGGGGTGTATGAAAGTTTAAAAATGAAATATGAGGGAAAGGCAATTGGTAGCCAGGAAATCGTAGTTCAAAATTATACTTCATCTACTCAAATATCTGATGCACACATTTTGTACATTACACCTACCAAAAGTTCATCATTTTCAACCTTAGAAACTCAGTTTAAAAATAAAAGCACGCTTTTTGTTACAGAAAAAGATGGTTACCTAAGTAAAGGTGCAGCTATCAATTTTGTAGTGGAAGGTAGTTCGCAAAAATTTGAGATTAATAAATCAAATGCAAAAAAGCACAAACTTGTAATTGCCGATAGATTATTAGATCTGGCAACCAAAGTTGTTGAATAA
- a CDS encoding thymidylate synthase yields the protein MEQYLDLLRHIKEKGVEKGDRTGTGTKSVFGYQMRFDLNEGFPMVTTKKLHLKSIIYELLWFIKGDTNIKYLNDNGVRIWNEWANENGDLGPVYGAQWRNWNGEGIDQLSQVIEQIKKNPNSRRLMVSAWNPSVMPDTSVSFEENVANGKAALPPCHAFFQFYVADGKLSCQLYQRSADVFLGVPFNIASYALLTMMVAQVCGLEAGDFVHTFGDVHLYSNHYEQVNLQLSRDPKPLPVMKMNPEIKSIFDFTFEDFELVNYEPHPHIKGIVAV from the coding sequence ATGGAGCAGTATTTGGATTTATTAAGACACATTAAAGAAAAAGGTGTAGAAAAAGGCGACCGCACAGGTACCGGTACTAAAAGTGTTTTTGGATATCAAATGAGGTTTGACCTTAACGAGGGATTTCCAATGGTTACCACTAAAAAACTACACCTTAAATCAATTATTTATGAATTGCTTTGGTTCATTAAAGGAGACACCAATATTAAATATTTGAACGATAATGGTGTAAGAATATGGAACGAATGGGCAAATGAAAATGGAGATTTAGGACCAGTTTATGGTGCTCAATGGAGAAACTGGAATGGAGAAGGAATAGACCAATTATCTCAAGTAATTGAACAAATCAAAAAAAATCCAAATAGTAGAAGATTAATGGTTTCTGCTTGGAATCCTTCGGTAATGCCAGATACTTCAGTTTCTTTTGAAGAAAATGTTGCCAACGGTAAAGCAGCACTACCTCCATGTCATGCTTTTTTCCAATTTTATGTAGCGGACGGAAAATTGTCTTGTCAATTATATCAAAGAAGTGCAGACGTATTTCTAGGAGTACCTTTTAACATTGCTAGTTATGCTTTATTGACAATGATGGTAGCCCAGGTTTGTGGTTTAGAAGCCGGAGATTTTGTGCATACTTTTGGAGATGTTCATCTATACAGTAATCATTACGAACAAGTAAATTTACAATTATCAAGAGATCCTAAACCATTACCAGTCATGAAAATGAATCCTGAAATCAAGAGCATTTTTGATTTTACGTTTGAAGATTTTGAATTGGTTAATTACGAACCACATCCACATATCAAAGGCATAGTAGCCGTTTAA
- the rnr gene encoding ribonuclease R → MGKNNKKGKTKLSKKLREDILSLFAENPNKQLNYKQVASFLEVHDGEIRKLIYTILNTLSQEGLLKEVQRGKFKAMNIPKQSSKLIGVFDAGRRGSGYVIVEGFNEDIFISERNTGRAMNGDTVAVELTRSKGKKLEGKITNVIERKNKLIVGSLDIQDHFSFLVPDDPKLNVDIFISGSALKGAQNGDKAIAEITDWPDTAKSPFGKIVEVLGRPESNEAEMKGILAANGIKFTFPDEVLAEASQISMQLPEEEIANRRDFRDILTITIDPIDAKDFDDALSIEFLDKEMIRVGVHIADVGHYVKEGSQLDIEALERGNSVYLVDRVIPMLPEHLSNGVCSLRPDEDKFAFSAVFDLDMNGDVHSQWFGKTVIRSKRRFAYEEAQEIIESGKGELSKEILTLDTIAKNLRDRRMKKGGLEVNTSEIRFQLDEAGKPVEIFKKVQKDANKLIEEFMLLANKSVGKFVGDVKQKHPRELIYRVHDKPDLEKVQQFAVFVSKFGKAFSFKNEDDIAKNMNKLFHEMRDEAEYNVIQSMAIKSMAKAVYDTENIGHYGLGFEYYAHFTSPIRRYADLMVHRVLLNKLNGTKSRIEGMQKTAEHISQTERRAVEAERASKKYFQAVYLEDKEGEIFEGIITGLTDWGIYVELLENFCEGMISLKSLRGDSYYFDENDYVVYGKRSGDEFNLGEHLRVKIAKVSLGRKQIDLELVE, encoded by the coding sequence ATGGGCAAAAACAATAAGAAAGGCAAAACAAAATTGAGCAAAAAGTTACGTGAAGACATCCTAAGTCTTTTTGCCGAAAACCCCAATAAACAGTTAAATTATAAGCAAGTTGCAAGCTTTTTAGAAGTCCATGATGGAGAGATCAGAAAGCTCATCTATACTATTTTAAATACACTAAGTCAGGAAGGCTTATTGAAGGAAGTTCAGAGGGGTAAATTTAAAGCTATGAATATTCCTAAACAGTCAAGTAAGCTGATAGGAGTGTTTGATGCCGGAAGAAGAGGATCAGGTTATGTTATTGTAGAAGGTTTTAACGAAGATATTTTTATTTCTGAGAGGAATACAGGTAGGGCCATGAATGGAGATACCGTTGCTGTTGAATTGACACGAAGCAAGGGGAAAAAACTAGAGGGAAAAATAACTAATGTTATTGAAAGAAAGAACAAATTGATAGTTGGATCATTAGATATCCAGGATCATTTTTCATTCCTTGTTCCTGATGACCCAAAACTTAATGTAGATATTTTCATTTCTGGTTCAGCACTTAAAGGAGCTCAAAATGGGGACAAGGCAATTGCTGAAATTACTGATTGGCCGGATACAGCAAAGAGCCCATTTGGTAAAATAGTTGAAGTACTTGGAAGACCCGAGTCCAATGAAGCTGAAATGAAGGGAATTTTAGCGGCAAATGGAATAAAGTTCACTTTTCCTGATGAGGTGCTGGCAGAAGCAAGCCAAATTTCTATGCAATTACCTGAGGAAGAAATTGCCAATAGAAGAGATTTTAGAGATATTTTAACCATTACTATTGATCCAATTGATGCAAAAGATTTTGATGATGCATTGTCAATAGAATTTCTGGATAAAGAGATGATTAGGGTCGGAGTTCATATTGCGGATGTTGGGCATTATGTGAAGGAGGGATCACAGTTGGATATTGAGGCACTTGAAAGGGGGAATTCTGTTTATTTGGTAGACAGGGTTATTCCAATGTTGCCAGAGCATCTTTCAAATGGTGTTTGTAGTTTGCGTCCGGATGAAGACAAATTTGCCTTTTCGGCAGTTTTTGATCTTGACATGAATGGTGATGTTCATTCACAGTGGTTTGGTAAAACTGTTATTCGCTCCAAAAGAAGGTTTGCCTATGAAGAAGCTCAAGAAATTATTGAGAGTGGAAAAGGAGAGTTATCAAAAGAAATTTTAACGCTTGATACAATAGCCAAAAACCTTAGAGATCGCCGAATGAAAAAAGGTGGTTTAGAAGTTAATACCTCTGAAATCAGATTTCAGTTAGATGAGGCAGGCAAGCCCGTTGAAATATTTAAAAAAGTTCAAAAGGATGCCAATAAACTGATTGAAGAATTCATGCTTTTGGCCAATAAAAGTGTAGGGAAATTTGTTGGTGATGTAAAACAAAAACATCCGAGAGAATTGATTTATAGGGTTCACGATAAACCAGACCTTGAAAAAGTGCAGCAATTTGCTGTTTTCGTTTCAAAGTTTGGAAAGGCGTTTTCGTTTAAAAATGAAGATGATATTGCCAAAAACATGAATAAGTTATTTCATGAAATGAGGGATGAGGCGGAGTATAATGTGATTCAATCAATGGCAATAAAATCAATGGCTAAGGCTGTTTATGACACGGAGAACATAGGGCATTACGGTCTGGGGTTTGAATATTATGCTCACTTTACTTCTCCAATTAGGAGGTATGCCGATTTAATGGTGCACAGGGTGCTCTTGAATAAATTAAATGGCACTAAGTCGCGAATAGAGGGTATGCAAAAGACGGCTGAGCATATTTCACAAACTGAAAGAAGAGCTGTTGAAGCCGAAAGAGCTTCTAAAAAGTATTTCCAGGCTGTTTATTTGGAAGATAAAGAGGGTGAAATCTTTGAAGGAATAATCACAGGTTTAACCGATTGGGGAATATATGTAGAATTGCTTGAAAACTTCTGTGAAGGAATGATTTCTCTTAAAAGCTTGAGAGGCGATAGCTATTACTTTGACGAGAATGATTACGTGGTATATGGAAAAAGATCAGGTGATGAATTTAACCTGGGTGAACACCTTAGAGTTAAAATTGCAAAGGTTTCATTAGGAAGAAAACAGATTGACCTAGAGTTGGTTGAATAA
- a CDS encoding SpoIIE family protein phosphatase, with translation MSFRFTIGKKIGTGFGVLILFIIVVFGATFFAVNNGIKTFRENDNTSNELIQVLTPSKEKVTKLRILVNESKLLAIQWVDHQGRNDTPDKIRLSNLMQQNIPSTRDEIIALSANWKDEHDVLVLNNAIGKIDTLFAFYEEVMMLLPDIASYDDPLFSLQARFFVLQDGDIPVLAGKIDQNLLTLQNSLERKEADALELVKNSSEKAKKRFQSLTIFWILGAALIILAVVIAAFTTNSIVKPVRSLRSILLSLGKGIFPDTKIVIRNDEIGDMSQAMIELVDGLQRTTDFANQVGQSNFSYPYEPLSDEDVLGHALLKMKDELAETERILEQKVKERTEEVVKQKDEIESQNKKLEELYKDVTDSIRYAKRLQYSILPPEEKVKTICPNSFVLFKPKDIVSGDFYWFDQLNGKSYCAAVDCTGHGVPGAFMSLVGANGLNAAVREHHTDKPGSIIDELNSFVAETLNKTREDNDVRDGMDLSLISIDYKTLQLEFAGAYNPIYIIRNEEFIILPADKFAIGSFDPGTKNYNNQLFQLEKGDQIYMFSDGYADQFGGDKGKKFLYKTFREELLRVHLLSPDEQRKELNKTIVNWQGDYAQVDDILVIGIRI, from the coding sequence ATGAGTTTTAGATTTACCATAGGAAAAAAAATAGGGACGGGATTTGGCGTCCTTATTCTGTTTATAATAGTAGTCTTTGGGGCTACTTTTTTTGCAGTTAATAATGGTATTAAAACCTTCCGCGAAAACGACAACACTTCCAATGAACTGATACAGGTTCTTACCCCATCTAAAGAGAAAGTAACCAAACTTAGAATCCTTGTTAATGAATCTAAATTATTGGCCATCCAATGGGTTGATCACCAGGGAAGAAACGACACTCCTGATAAAATCAGACTGAGTAATTTAATGCAGCAAAACATCCCAAGCACAAGGGATGAAATCATTGCGCTTTCTGCTAACTGGAAAGATGAGCATGATGTTTTGGTGTTAAATAATGCAATTGGTAAGATTGATACGCTTTTTGCCTTTTATGAAGAGGTGATGATGTTGCTACCAGACATTGCAAGTTATGACGATCCTTTGTTCTCATTACAAGCACGATTTTTTGTATTGCAAGATGGTGATATTCCTGTATTAGCGGGTAAAATAGACCAAAACCTACTCACCCTTCAAAACAGTTTAGAGCGCAAAGAAGCAGATGCTTTGGAATTGGTGAAAAACTCTTCTGAAAAGGCGAAAAAGAGATTCCAAAGCCTAACCATTTTTTGGATTTTAGGAGCAGCACTAATTATTTTGGCTGTGGTCATTGCTGCCTTTACTACTAACTCAATTGTAAAGCCTGTAAGATCATTAAGAAGTATATTATTATCATTGGGTAAAGGTATTTTTCCTGACACCAAAATTGTTATCAGAAATGATGAAATTGGTGATATGTCACAAGCAATGATAGAGCTGGTTGACGGATTACAACGTACTACCGATTTTGCAAATCAAGTAGGTCAAAGTAATTTTAGCTATCCATATGAGCCTTTGAGTGATGAAGACGTTCTTGGACATGCCCTGCTTAAAATGAAGGATGAATTGGCCGAAACTGAGCGTATTCTTGAGCAAAAGGTGAAAGAACGTACTGAGGAAGTTGTTAAGCAAAAAGACGAGATTGAATCTCAAAATAAAAAACTAGAAGAGCTATACAAAGACGTTACAGACAGTATTAGATACGCGAAACGTCTACAGTATTCTATCTTGCCACCTGAAGAAAAGGTAAAAACCATTTGCCCCAATTCATTTGTGTTATTTAAACCTAAAGACATTGTATCAGGTGACTTCTACTGGTTTGATCAATTGAATGGAAAATCTTATTGTGCAGCAGTTGACTGTACAGGACACGGTGTGCCAGGAGCGTTTATGAGTTTAGTAGGAGCTAATGGATTGAATGCAGCTGTAAGAGAACACCACACAGATAAACCGGGAAGCATCATTGATGAATTGAACAGTTTTGTTGCAGAAACTCTTAACAAAACAAGAGAAGACAATGACGTAAGAGATGGTATGGATCTTTCTCTAATCTCTATAGATTACAAAACATTACAGCTTGAATTTGCTGGAGCCTACAACCCAATCTATATAATCAGAAACGAAGAATTTATCATCCTACCTGCAGATAAATTCGCCATAGGGTCTTTTGATCCAGGAACAAAAAATTACAACAATCAGCTATTTCAATTGGAAAAAGGTGATCAAATCTACATGTTCAGTGATGGATATGCAGATCAGTTTGGAGGTGACAAAGGAAAAAAATTCCTTTACAAAACATTTAGGGAAGAGTTATTGAGAGTTCATCTATTGTCACCAGATGAGCAGAGAAAAGAATTAAACAAAACCATAGTTAATTGGCAAGGAGATTATGCACAAGTAGATGATATACTTGTTATAGGAATCCGCATTTAG
- a CDS encoding ferritin: protein MNKRIEEVLNKQIELEASSSHHYLGMASWAENAGYNGVASFLYAHSDEERQHMLRLVKFVNERGGKAIIPSLKSDVISFESLQEVFEQLLSHEVAVTNSINEVVFICLEEKDYTTHTFMQWYVSEQLEEEALARTILDKLKLIGNDKGGMYLFDRDLENFQADSIANEQA, encoded by the coding sequence ATGAATAAACGAATTGAAGAAGTACTGAACAAGCAAATAGAATTAGAGGCTAGTTCATCACATCATTATTTAGGAATGGCATCATGGGCAGAGAATGCTGGATACAATGGTGTAGCAAGCTTTTTGTATGCTCATTCTGATGAAGAAAGACAACATATGTTGCGTCTTGTAAAATTCGTAAATGAGCGTGGTGGAAAAGCGATTATTCCTTCTTTGAAATCAGATGTCATTTCGTTTGAATCACTGCAAGAAGTTTTTGAACAATTGTTAAGTCATGAGGTGGCGGTTACAAATTCAATTAACGAAGTTGTATTTATTTGTCTGGAAGAAAAAGATTATACCACACATACTTTTATGCAGTGGTATGTTTCTGAACAATTAGAAGAAGAAGCTTTGGCGCGTACTATTTTAGACAAGTTGAAGCTAATAGGAAACGACAAGGGAGGCATGTATTTGTTTGATAGAGACCTTGAAAATTTCCAGGCTGATTCTATCGCAAATGAACAAGCTTAA